A window of Candidatus Saccharibacteria bacterium oral taxon 488 genomic DNA:
GGCTGGAGCTTCCCTGTGGCACTGGCACCAAATGATTCATCCATACGAATTTCGCCAAAAGTTTATAGTTTGATACCAGGGGTTTCACTGGAAATACAAGACGTATCTTACCGCGAGGTTACCGCCCAAAACAACCTGTACATCTATCAAAGTAACTTCTGCCTACATAACGCTAATAAATGCGAAGGGATTAATAAACGCTAGCTACGAGTGGCGGCCTTCTTTCTTTGGTCGGCTTAATATTATCGTGAATAGTCCGGACAGTATCGCCGCAAAAACCGACCAATACATATACCGATAATCAACCGCCACAGCCATAGGAAAGTATGCCACGATATATATGAGACCCGACAAAGCCACTGCGCGTGTAAAGCGTCGCTGTACCTGTTCTCGTATTCTCCCGCTCTTATAGTAAATGAAGACAAGGACAGCAAGATATAGCCATGGCTGAAAAATCAGCGGGACATTCGCCTGGGCACCGCCTTTAACATATGCCGCTAGACCACTGATGGCATATTCATTCTTTACCGCGGCACCGACCTGGTTTTGCTCAATACCAGGCTGAAAAATATACATACGCTCTGGTTGCGGAAAGAGAAATATCGAAAAAGTTGCCAACCGATACGATACATATCTTACTGGATGTTTCATAATTGTCGATATCCAATCGTTAAATACACCTTGGTGTTCATTTTTGAGCACTTCTCGCTGGGCCGCTGTCGTGCATATAATGTAAGAATTCATGATATCTTTTGTTTTATCGCGACAGGTGTCATGAATTTTTTTGTACATAGACCACCGACCGTGATGTTCTCTATCAAAATTAGCAACGTGAACTATATCGTCAAGCTGCACAGCGGTAATTGGATGAGTTTTTTCGCTAGGCTGATTAATGACAATGGTAACACCAATCGTTACCACTAAACCAATTATTACACTAGCAAGACCGCTCCACACAGGAGGTCGCTTGGTTAACAAGCTCGGCAATACAAACAGAATGGGCAGCACCGCAAACAGTGCATTATATCGTAAGATACCAGCATAGAGAATCAATAGCAGCGCCAGTCCGACGATACCATACACAGCAACGCGCCCTAGTGATTTTTTACTACTTATGATGAACCATATGAGCAGCACCGCCAATGTTAAACTGAATGCCATCTGAACATCTTTCCATATTACGCCAGCAATATTCACTATATTAGGCAGTAGTATAATTATGTAGACGGAAAGAGCCCATGCGCGGTTACGAGTGTGCCGATACACGAGAATCGACAGCATAAACATAGCCGCGACAAGCAGTACCAGCTGAAAAATCAGCATAGATGAGATGTGACCAGTTACTCTAATCAGAAATCCCCACAGCCGCGTCATCACTGGCGGATGCCAATCAGTGAGGCGAGCTACGCCCGTGGCTTGCTCAAGGTGGCTAATGGAGTCGGGCGACATATATCCAGGATAGAAAACGATGACGAGCAGCATTAGCATACCTGCTGCTACCAACGCAGACTGAATGTGAAATCTTGAGAGGCTATTTTTTACGTTTGCGATATTTTCCGGCCACCGCATAGAACAACACCTTCAGAACGTGCATATTTCCCTTAATGGGGCTAATTTTTGTTGGTGTTTTGCCTTTCTTCGGATACGTTCGCACCACTGGCGTTTCGGCCGTTTTATATTGTTTGCGGCGACTACTCTCGATAGCGAGGTAATAATGAAGTTCATAGGTTTGAAATATATCACGAAATACAGCAATGTCCGGGTCTTTGAGTAGCTTTGCGCTATAAGCACGAAAGCCATTTGTGGTATCGGTATGCCTCTGACCAGCCGCCAGACTTATCAGCGGCGCATGGATCAGGTGAAGGCCTATCTCTCTCGAAAGCGGCGTATTTACCGCCTTGCCGCCCGGTATAAACCGTGAACCCTGAATATGGTCATACCCCTGATCAAGCAGCTTAATAAAGTCAGGAATTCTCTCTATACTATCCTTGCCATTACCGTCAACAACGACTACTCCTTCATAACCCTCAGAAAGAGCCCAGGCGAACGCCATTCTCATCTGTGCACTTAACTTACCCTTGCCCCTTTTTGTCAATAAAGCACGTACGTCTTGAGATTTCAAGAAATCAGCCTCAAGTGAACCATCAGTGCTACCACCATCAGCCACTACAATATCAATCTGTTTTGCTAATGGCTTCATTTTTTGTAGTTGCTTTTGAACACGCTCTCCCTCATTAATGACAAAAATACATACACAATATTTGTGTTTTTTCTTGTTTATTTCATTTACCTCAAAGTCTGGAAACTCCCACTCTGGATGATCTCGGCGGATACGATCTTGCTTGTTGGTCGGAGCTTTTGTCATGATGTAATATTCTTCCTTTCTGCGTTCGCTAGTGACGTTGTACTACTTAGCTCGTCAAGCACATAATACCTAGCATCTCGTCTCGATTCTACTAGTATTTTACCAATGTATTCAGACAGAATTACCATAAATAAAAATAGGATAAAAAACATTCCTGACAGCTCAAGCGAAGTCGATACCCAGCCCTCTGCAACATTCTTTTTGGTGAGAGCTATGACC
This region includes:
- a CDS encoding glycosyltransferase, yielding MTKAPTNKQDRIRRDHPEWEFPDFEVNEINKKKHKYCVCIFVINEGERVQKQLQKMKPLAKQIDIVVADGGSTDGSLEADFLKSQDVRALLTKRGKGKLSAQMRMAFAWALSEGYEGVVVVDGNGKDSIERIPDFIKLLDQGYDHIQGSRFIPGGKAVNTPLSREIGLHLIHAPLISLAAGQRHTDTTNGFRAYSAKLLKDPDIAVFRDIFQTYELHYYLAIESSRRKQYKTAETPVVRTYPKKGKTPTKISPIKGNMHVLKVLFYAVAGKYRKRKK